The Enterobacter asburiae sequence CTCGCCGATCTTTTAAGTTTTGCTCCCAGCGTTGGAAGGATTCTGTCTGAACAATCTCCTTCATATTACTCCCTGTAATTTATAAACTACAAATTAATTGTTTCTGGAGAGTAAAACTAAAAGGAGTTAGCACAAGGATAAATGGCCTGACGCTAAATCCTGAAAGCGTCTCGCAAACTAAAAAACCCGCTTCAGTTACCTTCAGCTAATCTTTTTTTTCGGCCCAAACCTAAGGTATATTTCGCCCTTCACAGGAGAAACTATGCTGCCAACTCAATCAACCCGATTAAACAAATACATTAGCGAGAGCGGGATCTGCTCACGTCGCGAGGCTGACCGTTACATTGAACAAGGTAACGTGTTTCTTAACGGCAAACGCGCCACCATCGGCGACCAGGTGGTCCCTGGCGATGTGGTTAAAGTTAATGGTCAGCTCATCGAACCGCGTGATGCAGAAGACCTGGTGTTTATCGCGTTGAACAAACCGGTTGGGATTGTCAGCACCACGGAAGACGGCGAGCGGGACAACATCGTTGATTTCGTGAACCACAGCAGCCGCATCTTCCCGATTGGCCGTCTGGATAAAGACTCTCAGGGGCTGATTTTCCTCACCAACCACGGCGATCTGGTCAACAAAATCCTGCGTGCCGGTAACGACCACGAGAAAGAGTACATTGTGACGGTAAATAAGCCGGTCACGGACGAATTTATTCGCGGCATGGGCGCCGGTGTGCCGATCCTCGGTACCGTCACGAAGAAGTGTAAGGTTAAGAAAGAAGCACCGTTCGCGTTCCGCATTACCCTGGTGCAGGGCCTGAACCGCCAGATCCGCCGCATGTGCGAGTACTTCGGCTATGAAGTGACGAAGCTGGAACGCACGCGCATCATGAACGTCAGCCTGTCCGGTATTCCGCTGGGCGAGTGGCGTGACTTAACAGATGACGAGCTGATTGAGTTGTTCAAGCTTATCGAGAACTCCTCGTCCGAGGCGAAGCCGAAAGCTAAAGCAAAACCGAAAACGCAGGCGATTAAGCGCCCGGTGGTGAAGGCGCCGCAGGCGGAAGAGAAAGGGCGAGGCAAGCCGGGCAACGGAAAACGCTTTACCCAGCCGGGGCGTAAAAAGAAAGGGCGCTGATTAGCGCCTGCCACGGGTTGATGTATTGGCGGACCAGGAAAAGGTCGCCTCTGCATCCGGCTTATAAGCCTGCTCTTTTTTCAGCTTGCGGGCTTTTTTGGCCGCAGCCTCACGCTGCGCCATCAGCTTATCGATGTACTCTTTTTTCACCTGATTGGTTTCGGCGTTCGTCAGCGTGCGGCCATGCGCGATGCGGGCGCGGTCGAGAAGCGTTTTAAGTTCACGCTGCTCCGCTTCCGTCATGTCTTTCTGGGTCAAACGTGGTGTAGCCATTGCTGAAGCCTCCTGATAGAGAGGCTTCAGTGTAAAGCAAGCAGCGTAAATTAACCCTGCTTCACCGCATCTTTTTTCGTTTGCTCATCAATCGGTTTGCCGGACCAGTAGCCCGCCAGCAGCGAGCCGGAGAGATTATGCCAGACGGAGAACAGCGCGCCCGGGAGGGCCGCCAGCGGCGAGAAGTAAATTTTACCCAGCGCCGCCGCCAGGCCGGAGTTCTGCATGCCCACCTCGATTGCCAGCGTGCGGCAGG is a genomic window containing:
- a CDS encoding DUF3811 domain-containing protein — translated: MATPRLTQKDMTEAEQRELKTLLDRARIAHGRTLTNAETNQVKKEYIDKLMAQREAAAKKARKLKKEQAYKPDAEATFSWSANTSTRGRR
- the rluF gene encoding 23S rRNA pseudouridine(2604) synthase RluF — its product is MLPTQSTRLNKYISESGICSRREADRYIEQGNVFLNGKRATIGDQVVPGDVVKVNGQLIEPRDAEDLVFIALNKPVGIVSTTEDGERDNIVDFVNHSSRIFPIGRLDKDSQGLIFLTNHGDLVNKILRAGNDHEKEYIVTVNKPVTDEFIRGMGAGVPILGTVTKKCKVKKEAPFAFRITLVQGLNRQIRRMCEYFGYEVTKLERTRIMNVSLSGIPLGEWRDLTDDELIELFKLIENSSSEAKPKAKAKPKTQAIKRPVVKAPQAEEKGRGKPGNGKRFTQPGRKKKGR